From Arachis stenosperma cultivar V10309 chromosome 2, arast.V10309.gnm1.PFL2, whole genome shotgun sequence, one genomic window encodes:
- the LOC130961513 gene encoding 60S ribosomal protein L2, mitochondrial-like translates to MAVSLWRARLASSLLSNLTNSLRRFSSDTNAHNARESMMNQMMYSDINSRIGSCMPLSSMRIGTIIHNIELNPGQGGKLVRAAGTCAKILKEPTSKYCLIQLPSGVKKMIDSRCRATVGTVSNPSHGDKKLRKAGQSRWLGRRPVVRGVAMNPVDHPHGGGEGKSKSSGRWGKGSRTPWGKPTKSGFKTGPLKRRK, encoded by the exons ATGGCTGTTTCACTATGGAGAGCTCGCTTAGCTTCCTCTCTTCTCTCCAATCTCACCAACTCTCTTCGCCGTTTCTCTTCCG ACACAAATGCTCATAATGCTCGAGAGAGCATGATGAATCAGATGATGTATTCCGATATAAATTCTCGAATTGGGAGTTGTATGCCATTATCTTCTATGCGAATCGGAACTATCATTCACAATATTGAATTGAACCCAGGGCAAGGTGGCAAGCTGGTTAGAGCTGCTGGAACTTGTGCAAAAATCCTGAAAGAACCCACATCAAAATACTGTCTTATCCAGCTCCCCTCGGGTGTTAAAAAAATGATTGATTCTCGTTGCAGGGCCACCGTTGGTACTGTCTCAAATCCAAGCCATGGAGATAAGAAGCTTAGGAAGGCTGGACAAAGCCGGTGGCTTGGCCGGAGACCAGTTGTTCGAGGAGTGGCCATGAATCCAGTGGACCATCCTCATGGTGGAGGAGAGGGCAAGAGCAAGAGTAGTGGTCGGTGGGGAAAAGGATCTCGAACTCCTTGGGGTAAGCCGACTAAGAGTGGATTCAAGACCGGGCCCCTGAAACGGAGGAAGTAG
- the LOC130962709 gene encoding uncharacterized protein LOC130962709 codes for MGAAPFHPSILKVRLPRNFDKPTDIRYDGTKDPQNHLTAFEARMNLEGVGDAARCRAFPVTLAGPAIRWFNALPQGSITAFADISQSFLTRFTTRIAKAKHLINLLGVTQKPGEPTRKFLDRFNDECLEIDGLTDLVASLCLTNDLLNEDFRKHLTTKPVWTMQEIQSVAKEDINDEEVSQVVAANKRQLPNPPARQAPQVDRYKEAPRDGTPAKQHKQPPRVGKFTNYTPLTAPIVEVY; via the coding sequence ATGGGAGCAGCCCCTTTTCACCCCTCGATCCTCAAGGTCCGGCTTCCGAGGAATTTCGACAAGCCAACAGACATAAGGTACGATGGGACGAAGGACCCCCAAAATCACCTCACAGCCTTTGAAGCGAGAATGAATCTAGAAGGAGTAGGCGACGCAGCCAGGTGCCGGGCATTCCCCGTGACGCTGGCCGGCCCAGCGATTCGATGGTTCAATGCACTCCCACAAGGATCAATCACAGCCTTCGCGGACATCTCTCAAAGTTTCCTAACTCGGTTCACAACACGCATAGCCAAGGCAAAGCACCTGATTAACTTGCTAGGGGTCACCCAGAAGCCCGGGGAACCGACCAGGAAGTTTCTAGACAGGTTCAACGATGAGTGCTTGGAAATCGACGGCCTCACGGACTTGGTCGCTAGCCTTTGCCTAACAAACGACCTACTAAATGAAGACTTTAGAAAGCACCTCACAACTAAGCCCGTATGGACCATGCAGGAAATTCAAAGCGTGGCCAAGGAAGACATCAATGATGAGGAAGTAAGTCAGGTTGTAGCAGCCAACAAACGACAGCTCCCGAACCCACCAGCTCGGCAGGCCCCCCAGGTCGACAGATATAAGGAAGCTCCCAGAGACGGAACCCCAGCCAAGCAACACAAACAGCCCCCACGGGTAGGGAAGTTCACAAACTACACGCCACTCACAGCGCCCATAGTGGAAGTCTACTAG
- the LOC130961512 gene encoding uncharacterized protein LOC130961512, whose product MALWMENGSEPLTEAEKADLEAIAAIKESAAIELKEKGNEYVKKGKKHYSEAIDCYTRAINQKALSDSESSVLFANRAHVNLLLGNHRRALTDAQQALNLSPSNIKAIYRAVKASLSLNLLAEAQDFCRKGLELDPNNEELKRLDQQIRTKISEKEKREAEVSKAISEAKELVSAIENRGLKIGKAMYRELNGLKKPVLDKNNILHWPVLLLYAEVMSSDFIEDFCETDMLSVHLDMMFSADQPLPWDVENNYKRDFVELYYEAGSGVRLSKEKLLHCLLEGTAASHVGDEEKDAVEDFKHSAGSPKWIKVNEKKMLQDILKEPNFVIPEIPVFYVVSKQSSFYSKFKSGKWAPPSI is encoded by the exons ATGGCGCTATGGATGGAAAACGGTTCAGAGCCACTAACAGAAGCCGAGAAGGCAGACCTTGAAGCCATTGCTGCCATCAAAGAATCCGCAGCCATTGAACTCAAG GAAAAGGGTAACGAGTATGTGAAGAAGGGTAAGAAGCATTACTCTGAAGCAATTGATTGCTACACAAGGGCAATTAATCAGAAAGCATTGAGTGATTCTGAGAGCTCTGTTCTTTTTGCGAACAGAGCGCATGTCAATTTGCTTCTTGGGAACCATAGGCGTGCCCTCACTGATGCTCAACAAGCACTCAACTTGTCCCCCTCCAACATAAAG GCAATTTATAGGGCTGTCAAAGCATCTCTATCACTGAATTTATTGGCTGAAGCACAAGACTTCTGCCGAAAGGGTCTTGAGTTGGACCCCAATAATGAGGAACTTAAGAGGCTTGACCAACAGATTCGTACGAAGATATCGGAGAAGGAGAAGCGTGAGGCTGAAGTCTCCAAAGCCATATCGGAGGCAAAA GAACTTGTGTCTGCAATAGAAAATAGAGGCTTGAAGATTGGAAAGGCAATGTATCGAGAACTCAACGGGTTAAAGAAACCGGTGttagacaaaaataatatcCTTCATTGGCCTGTCCTTCTTCTTTATGCAGAGGTTATGTCCAGTGATTTCATTGAGGATTTCTGTGAGACTGACATGCTTTCAGTCCACCTTGATATg ATGTTTTCAGCAGACCAACCACTCCCATGGGATGTTGAAAACAATTACAAACGTGATTTTGTTGAATTATACTATGAG GCTGGCTCTGGAGTTCGTCTATCAAAGGAGAAACTTCTTCATTGTTTATTAGAGGGAACTGCAGCTTCTCATGTCGGTGATGAAGAGAAAGATGCAGTTGAGGATTTTAAACACAGTGCAG GTTCCCCAAAATGGATCAAAGTAAATGAGAAGAAAATGCTCCAAGATATCCTCAAAGAACCTAATTTCGTAATCCCAGAAATCCCAG TCTTCTATGTTGTTTCCAAGCAATCCAGCTTTTATAGCAAGTTCAAATCTGGAAAATGGGCTCCTCCAAGCATATGA